A stretch of DNA from Acomys russatus chromosome 4, mAcoRus1.1, whole genome shotgun sequence:
ACTGGGGCATTTAATGCATATGTAACCCAGACTCCCAGGGAGAGCAGTTCCAGGCCATTTTCTTGGGCAAGGTCCCTCGGCATTCATCTACTTGTCCCAATGGTGTACTTGGAAAGAAATTtacaaaatgggggggggggagtgtaaGCATCCTGTATTTGTATGGGTTTGGGGGATTGTTAAGTTGGCTGTACACATGAAAGCAAGAGCTACCCAAGACACTGTCACACCCCTCAGCTCCCTCTAAAGGCGATTCTACCTCGGATTGGAAACTGATTTCTGTCGCCAGGGGGCTTAGGAACATAGGTCCCTCCTTAGCAAAGGAATACGAAGTACTAAAGGGATACTTCCAGAGCCCGTCCTAGGCTCACGATGTGGCACTGGGCACATTACTGAAcctctctgcctgtttgtcatggTTTTTGTTAACTCAGATCTGAGCATTTTTAAGGCCTAGCACAAAAAGGAGCTAGGTTCTTGCTGGCAGTGGACAGAGAGATGAAAGAGGGTTGCTTGATAAAGGACCTGCATGTGCTGTTCGGAGACAGCTGGAGAAAAGGCCAGCGCTCCCTCCTACTTATTCCAGAGCAGGCACAATGGGTAGGAAACACTTTCTGGTCCTCTCCTCCAGAGTTCCAACTAAAGGAACCAATCATGTCAAAAAGAACCCAACTCCTCTGCGTGACTTCGTTCCAAACTTTGAAGGGACAAATGTGGCTCGGCCGTGATGCATGTGCCTAGGTTCCTATAGGCCCTCCAATCATCCCTACCttgatacaaataaaaacaaacttgcattaaacaacaaaaacagagtttCAAGGCTTGGAGGTGTTGCCCTTAGTGTCAGAAACATAAAAAGCCCAAGCCTTTCTGGCCTACACCTGGGGCAAACAAGGCACAAAGGATGACTTAGATGTCCCCTACCACCTTACATTCCAGGGTAGGGAGAACTTGGTGGCTGGGGTTATGTCAGGGATTGGGAAGTTACCAGAGGTAATATGCCAGCCCTAAGCAAGGTGGGAAAACCGGTTTGGGACTGAGTTACCTACCCTGCTCAGGCCTTGCCTTGGCTGGAACCTGAGGgcctcaggagggagaggcatggagggaggagctgggcacTGAAAGAAGGGCATGCCCTCACCTTTGGACTAGAGTCGGGTGGGGTAGGAGGAGTGGCCTTGCACAAAGAGCTACCAATTCATGGGGCTGCAATCTGTTTCCCAGTAACGTCACATTTCTCCTGTCATTGTCCAATGGCTAAGAGGCTTGAAAATGCCAATCACTTGAAAGGCCCGAAGAACTCCCTCTTAAGATAAAACAAGGGTGCCTGGTATGGCCCTCCAACTCCAACCTGGCCCACAGCCATCCTACAAGGCTTTTCTCACTCCTACAAGGACTTTAACTAGCTCTGGTGGGCTCAGTCATCAGGGGCATATCGCCTTTATCCACctggctccctctctcctgtcccacCCCAATGACCTAAGCTTCTTACTAACATCAAAGATTAAGGCTAAGGTTCCTTGAATCTATCAAAAGATATAACTAACACTAGAGAGCCTCCCTCCCCAGAATTCTGTAACGTTTAGATGTGGGTGTCACTGCCTGTCACTCACCCCAGTCATGGCCATCTGCTCAAACCTTGCTTCCACGTCCCAAAAGAACTACAGCAAGGACCAAGGGGAATCTGGAAGGGATGTGTCCCCCAAGACAGACGCAAGCCCAGACCATGAAGGATGCATCCTTGGCTTTTAAAACAGTCACTCCCACAAAAGGGGAGTGGACAGATTTATTGAATTCAAACTGGGAAGGGAGCACCTGGATGGCTGGACGCTGGGCCCAGCCCCAGGCCCCTCTGCCCAGGATGGGGGCCTGCAGAGGATGAGGCTCAAGGCCTGCGGATGCCCAGACTGGAGGTACCTGCTGTCACTCCCCTGGACGGCCTCTTGGAAACTTCCAATCTGGAAAGGAAACCAAGGGCCAAAGACTGAGCCAGAGAAAGGGATTTGGGGaggaggaaagcaggcagaggcaagctcaGGAGCCTGCCGTAAGTTACACTGTGCTTCTTTAGGCAGCCTAGAGATGTGGGGGGAAGGGGTGCAAGTTTTGTGGGGGCCTAGATTAGGCCTTCCTCTGAAGCCCTTTCCAGAATGGCTTTGGGATTTCCCTCCCGCCAAAGACCTGGGTTGGGTGGCAGGGGGAGAGGCACTCTCTGGCCAAGAGCTTCCAGGACCCATCCCTGGCCTGCTGCTGTGGTCTAGCCCCCTGATGGCATGGTGTGGTAGCACCGGAcagctccccacccacccagtgccctgagcccagggacagatgggaagggaagaggattCTGAGAAAGAAGCAATAGCAGTGAGGCAGACCTCAGCCTCTGGGCCTGTCTCAGAGCCGAGGCTCCTCCAGCCATCTCCAGCCACTGCCCAGAGGTCTCTGCCTTGAGCAGGCGCTGCCCATCTGGGCTGGAGCACACAGCTATGTCCAGCAGCTCAGCTTTGATGTCCAAGACCCCGAACTCCCGCCTGCCTGGCGTGGTTCTTCCTAGTCACATGGACCAGATCATGTTCCAAATGAAGGATGTGACTTTGCACTCGGTCATCAATGGGAAAGGAGGTCAGGTACCTCTTGACCATGGCAAAGTAGGCCATGGCCTCCCCAAAGCTGGGTACAGGGACCTCATCACCAtcttcatcatcctcatcatcatcctcatcttcttcatcctcctcttcatcttcttcatcactGTCTGAGTCAGAGTCTTCCCCACCTTCCAGGAAATGGAGGGTGGGGCACTGGGCATCTTCCTGGACACTGTAACCCCCAAACCCACCGCTGGCCTCCACTACTCCCTGGGCCCAGTCTTCAGCCTCTAAACCCTCAGAggagctttcttcctcctcctcctcttcatcactGTCATCAACCTCACCCTCCTCttctacctcttcttcctctccaacctcctctccttcccctccttcttcctccccttcctcctcttcctcctcctcctcttccccttcaccctcctccccctcttcttcttcctcctcttcctcctcctcctcttcctcctccccctcactcTTGAAGGAAGTGGTGATAGTGGCATTAAGGCCACCTCCAAAACCGGCCTCTCGAAAGCAAGTTGCTATGTCTGAGGGCTCCACAGCCTGCCATGCCGCAGCCACAAAGTGCAGAGCCTCCACTAGGCCCAGCTGCAAGCCTGAGGGATCCTGGCCCTCAAGTGCTGCCATGGCCTTAAGTAACATGGCCTGACGGTAGTGGCCCTTCACCTGTTGGACCACTCCTCGTTCCAATGGATGCACCGTGCCAGGAGGAAAAAAGGCCAGCTGCACGTGCCGCAGGCCTGAGGTGTCCAAGGACTGGGCAGCCAGACGACCGGCCAGCAAAAGGACTCGACGGGATTCTGCAGCCATTCGGGTGTCCAGCGCTTTCAAGTACTTAGCCAGGGCCTGGGTAGTGACTCCACCCTTAGAGTTGGCAGTGTAGTCGCAGGGCAGACCACCTTGGCCTGCACGGGGCTTGGCGGACTTGCCTGCCACCAAGGGAGGAAGCTTCTCGCTGCCATCAGCATTGGCACACAGCAAAACACTAAGTCGCTGGGTGGCCTGGCGTCCGGGTCCATCACCTCCCCACAGCCCCGAGGCCTGGTCGGACAGAAAGTCGTACCACAGGCTGGTCTCGGTGGCACTGAACACGTCCTGCGAGGCGTAGCCCTCGGCCACCGACGGTGGCTGCTCCTCCCGCGTGCGCCAGCCGGGTGTACTCCCACCACTGCTCTCGGAGGGCACCGTGGCTGGGCCAGCAGGTGCCGCTGGGGCCCGGGAGGCAGAGCTTCGAGCTCGAGAACGGGTCACGCCGCTGCAGGCCACTACGCCGTGGCGCCTGCGGAAGCGATCCAGCCAGCCGTTAGAAGCAGTGAAGTCGTCCATGCCCAGCTCCTCCGCTATCCTCAGAGCCTTCTCTTTCAGGATGATGCCCTTAACCGGCAGGCCGGCGGCCCGGATCTGCTGGAACCAAGCTATGAGAAGCCCCTCAAGCTTGTCGTACGGGGACAGCTTGTTGGTCTTGCGGCAGGTGGAGGCCACTCCGTACTTGCGCTCCGACGCCAGGATGGCGCGCTTGTTCTTCAGGATGGTGCTGAGCGTGGACGGCGGGATATTAAAGCGCCGCGCGATCTCGCCTTTGCGTAGGTCCGggttctcctccacctcctggaTGATCCTTGACTTCTCCCGGAACGTCAGCTGCCGCCGCTTGGGGCCCATCCCGGCGCGCCCTCCGCCCCGGGGCCCGGCACCGCCGTCGCCGCCCCGGGGCGGGGGGCCCGGGCCCGCGGCGGGGGGCACCCGGCGGCCTCTCCGCGCGCCCCGCCCGAGACAAAGCGGCTCTCGGGGCGGCGGCCGACGGTGGCGAGCTGCGCGGGCGGCGCGGGCAGCAGGACGTGCCCAGCGGGGAGCGCGGCACGGCGCGGGGCGGAGCGCGCGCGGGATCTCGCGGGAAGCGCGGGGACGCCGGGCACCGCCTCCCCGACCCCGCGACGCTGCCCGGACCCGCCACCGGGGGCGCTGAGGTCTGGACAGTGCACCTCGACCACGCGCGGGAAAGGTTATCTGCGGAGACAAAATGTACTCAGCCACCTGGACCGATGCACGGCGATGTTTTGATGCTCTCCCTTCTGTTCTTTCCTCCAGGGGCGGCCAGCTGGCGTCAGGCTGCTTAGACTGCGTTTTAACCGGCTGGAGTCAAGGGATTAGGATTTTCACTATGTGTAAATGCCACTGCCAGTgtgcttctttttaaataattgtttttatgtatgtgtatgtctgcctGTGCGACATGCAGATGCCcgagaagaccagaagagggcgtcggaaTGGGGTTACATATATATggggtatatatacacacacacacacacacacacacacacacacacacacacacacacatacatacacacacatacacatttatgtgtatgtataaataaaatcaacccagccaggtgtagtgacacacacctttattcccagcactctggagatagaaacaggtggatctctgtaagtttgaggccagcttggtctacagagctagttatACACcacagaaatcctgccttgaaaagccaaaccaaacaaaatccagTAATTCACAACCCATAAACACTAG
This window harbors:
- the Cenpb gene encoding major centromere autoantigen B, translated to MGPKRRQLTFREKSRIIQEVEENPDLRKGEIARRFNIPPSTLSTILKNKRAILASERKYGVASTCRKTNKLSPYDKLEGLLIAWFQQIRAAGLPVKGIILKEKALRIAEELGMDDFTASNGWLDRFRRRHGVVACSGVTRSRARSSASRAPAAPAGPATVPSESSGGSTPGWRTREEQPPSVAEGYASQDVFSATETSLWYDFLSDQASGLWGGDGPGRQATQRLSVLLCANADGSEKLPPLVAGKSAKPRAGQGGLPCDYTANSKGGVTTQALAKYLKALDTRMAAESRRVLLLAGRLAAQSLDTSGLRHVQLAFFPPGTVHPLERGVVQQVKGHYRQAMLLKAMAALEGQDPSGLQLGLVEALHFVAAAWQAVEPSDIATCFREAGFGGGLNATITTSFKSEGEEEEEEEEEEEEEEGEEGEGEEEEEEEEEGEEEGGEGEEVGEEEEVEEEGEVDDSDEEEEEEESSSEGLEAEDWAQGVVEASGGFGGYSVQEDAQCPTLHFLEGGEDSDSDSDEEDEEEDEEDEDDDEDDEDGDEVPVPSFGEAMAYFAMVKRYLTSFPIDDRVQSHILHLEHDLVHVTRKNHARQAGVRGLGHQS